A region of Pleionea litopenaei DNA encodes the following proteins:
- a CDS encoding group II truncated hemoglobin, translating into MQYGRLDASYQAAGGESGIRQLVKDFYDNMEQLPSAKRIRDMHNADLSESRDKLYRFLVGWMGGPRLFQATYGPINIPGAHRHLSLVQEDADAWLNCMNRAIDSQPYHESFKDYLKEQFKIPAQRIMAVNQQATV; encoded by the coding sequence ATGCAATACGGCCGTTTAGATGCATCTTACCAAGCAGCAGGAGGAGAATCTGGAATTCGTCAACTGGTCAAAGATTTCTACGATAATATGGAACAACTTCCGTCAGCAAAACGAATAAGAGACATGCACAATGCCGATCTGTCTGAGTCTCGCGATAAACTGTATCGATTTTTAGTCGGATGGATGGGCGGCCCTCGATTGTTTCAAGCAACCTATGGCCCCATCAATATTCCCGGTGCTCACAGGCATCTTAGTTTAGTGCAAGAAGATGCCGATGCTTGGCTAAACTGTATGAACAGAGCTATTGACAGTCAGCCTTATCACGAATCCTTCAAAGATTATTTAAAAGAACAATTTAAAATTCCAGCTCAAAGAATTATGGCCGTCAACCAACAAGCAACTGTTTGA